The Bacteroidota bacterium sequence TCGATCTGGTCGAGATTGAAAAGGCACAGCAATCTCACGCCCGACACCCGAACCGCCCCATGCGCGGCGCGAGCACGATCTCGCAGCAAGTCGCAAAAAATCTTTTCCTGCCACCATGGCATAGCTTCATTCGCAAAGGTGTCGAAGCCTATTACACCGTGCTCATCGAGTTCATGTGGCCGAAAGAGCGGATCCTCCAGATGTATGCGAACGTGGCGGAGTTCGCACCGAATGTCTATGGCGCGGAGGAAGGTGCACTATTCCACTTCAAACGTCATGCAGGCCAACTCACACAGCAGCAGGCCGCGCAAATGGCCTCGGTGCTCCCGAACCCAAAGCGATGGAGTGCTTCCCATCCATCTGCGTATATCCAGCGCCGGGCTGCCCGTATCCTGCGCCAAATGCGCGGCATCCCGAGTGATGAAGATGAAGATGGCGAACCGGATTAGAAATAGCGTGACGCTATAGCGTGACGCTCACCGCGCGTAAAACGTGATGGACGATCGCATCACAGCGCGCATTACCGAATTCATAAAGATCCGGGCCTACGTAATCGCGAAGCCGGGCTTGCAGTAGTCTTCGCGAGCGATGAAGTCTGACCTTCACATTCGATTCTGAAATTCCAAGACTTCGGGAAATATCGGCGATACTCATGTCCTCGATTTCGCGCATGACATAGACAATGCGGTGATCCTTCGGCAATTGTTCGATAGCGTGTTCGATGACACTCCGCAATTCGCGGCGCAGCAACTCCCGCTCGGGCGTCGGCGATGGAGAGGCTATGTGTTCGGCTGCATCGAGACCCAGACCCTCTAATTGTCCTTGCTCGCTAATGGCCGGCCGTTTCTTTCGAAGGAACATCAGACCCTGATTGATGAGAATGCGTGTCAGCCAGGTTGCAAACGCACTCTCCCCGCGAAATTGCGGAAGCTTCAGATATGCCTGAATATACGTTTGCTGCAGCAGATCGTCACACTCGATATCCGGAATGCCCAGGCCGCGCGCAATCCGGTAGAGCCGCTGATTGTATCTCTTCATCAACACCGCAAAAAGTGCAGCCTCTCCGGCGACGATTCGCTGGGCCAATTCCTGGTCGGTCGGTCCCTTCTGTACGCTGGGCTTCTTAATCGGCATGTGCGTTTCCTTAACTGTAACCTTTTCTGATTAGATGCATCCACAGCGCGTACGTTACAATGTGCCTCACTCAATCGAGAAAAATCATGCAAACGACACACCGACCAGCAATTCTTCTTACACTTGCCAACTTGGCCTTACCTTTATGTCTACTCTTTCCGGGTGCGGAGAACCGGCTCGAAGCTTCGAGAAGCTGGAGAGAGTGAGCGATCCCTCGGCCGCGCGGACGGCAGCAAAGTATTATACCACCGTGAAGAAATTGAATCTTTCAGAGCAGCAAAAGCTCGATTTGGTCGAATGCTTGGAATCGCTATAAGCGATTGTTGTAACCAATGCACATTTGGTGCATCTAATGCGCGTAGGTTACAAAATTCTCAAACAAAAACATCTTATCCAATGCTTACTGTATCTATCGTACTCTTTGCAGTCGCCGCCGTCTTCGGGTTGATGAATTTGATCGCCGTACTCAAAAGCCAGGCGACCAACAAGGCCGTCGTCTATCTGCACGGCCTCGTTGCAGCCACCGGTTTGGTGCTCCTCATTGTATATGCGATGGGCGCCGACGCCAGGAGTGTCTCGACGAGCATTACACTCTTCGTCATTGCGGCGCTCGGCGGATTTCTCCTCTTCGCACGTGATCTGATGAAAAAGGCCGGACCGAAATGGCTCGCGGTCGTCCACGGGCTTATTGCCGTCGCCTCGTTTCTTATTTTGCTGACAGTAGCATTCGGATAATTCATCAACAACATGCTGCGCGATCTATTGAGGGGGAAGCTCTTCGGGCATCCCATCCACGTCATGCTCGTACACTTTCCCGCTGCACTTTTGCCAACGGCGGCAGCATTCGATGCGCTAGGCATCTTCGGACATCTGTCGTTCATGCTGGACATTACGCTGCTTCTTTGGCCCGGCGTTACCATGGGATGGCTCGCCGTTGGCTTTGGCTTATGGGATCTAATCCGTCTGCCACAAGCCTCGCCCGAACTGTCGATGGGATTAGTGCATGGCGGTATTAACGCATCGGCCTTATCAGGATTTACCTGGGCATTATTCCTCGCCTCGCACCCAGGCGATCAGGTCATTCGCCTCGCCGTCGAACTCCTCTGCACGGTCTTGATGCTCGTTGGCAATAAATTTGGAGGCGATCTAATATTTCGTTATGGAGTTGGACGCACAAAGCCAGGTGCAATCAACCAATAAACTGCCGGACAATTTGCATCTCCAAATCGTGCTCTCGTCACTCAACCCTTTCAATCCACGCATCGCCATTTGCTTGCCTGGTAAGCATGTTCGAAGCCCCCTGGCCAACGGCGTGTGTGCACGCCCCGCAACGCGTATGCACCGGGCGCCGAGGCGTTCAAAATCATGCGAGGCAACTTCTTCGTCCAAGCAGTTAAAGATATGGGACACATCCGAGATGATTTCGCATGCCGAAATCCGTATGGGCAGAATCCTTGCCGGGCTCCGCTTGTTAGCACGCGCTCAAGAAAGGAAACGCAATACTCCCATGCCAGAAACAATGATCGCCCTTCGTAAGACCAAACGGGCTCGGGGCGCTGAAATCCAGGAAATTCCGATCCCCGAGATCAAGCCCAATGAGGTCCTCATCAAAGTGCAAGCATCCAGCCTATGCGGTACCGATGTCCATATCTATGAATGGGACGCCTGGGCACAATCACGCGTTCTGAACGTCCCCTATACCGTGGGCCACGAAACGACCGGGGTGATTGTCAAAAAAGGCAGCGTTGTTTCACGGGTCCAGGAAGGCGATGTCGTTTCGGTCGAGACGCATATCCCATGCCTACACTGCAAACAGTGCATGACGGGACAAATGCACATCTGCCACAATCTCAAAATTTTGGGCGTCGATACGAACGGTGCGTTCGCTGAGTATCTCGTCGTGCCGGAAGTTGTACTCTGGAAGAACGACACGACGATCCCGCCTGAGTATCTCAGTATTCAGGAGCCACTCGGCAATGCGGTACATGCGACCCTCATCGAACCAGTCCACGGCAAGAGTGTCGTAATTCTGGGCGACGGCCCGATCGGCCTGTTTTCCGTCGGCGTGGCTCGTGCTTCCGGTGCCACACAAATTTTCCTTACGGGGATCGAGCCGTTCCGACTCAACATTGGCAAGCAGATGGGCGCCGACCGTATTATCAATGTTGCCAATGAAGATGCGGTCTCAATTGTCAAGGAAGCGACCGGAGGAATTGGTGCTGATGTCGTGATCGAGATGTCCGGTGTACCCAGCGCGATGCAGGATGGCATTAAAATGCTCCGCCGTGGCGGGCGCTATTGCTACTTCGGCATCTTCAAGGAGAACTTGGTCCCGACACCGCTCAATGATATTATCTTCAATGGCGGCCGCTTCTATGGCATTAATGGCCGGCT is a genomic window containing:
- the mtgA gene encoding monofunctional biosynthetic peptidoglycan transglycosylase, producing the protein METATRQTTSVAPQLAAGGELPAQTIAPRKRRWYSWLWRIALIALAIPIVQVAALRFINPPVTTMMVFRMFDHLFAGERITWSHTNLGRNEISPYLYSAFVAGEDQRFYQHHGFDLVEIEKAQQSHARHPNRPMRGASTISQQVAKNLFLPPWHSFIRKGVEAYYTVLIEFMWPKERILQMYANVAEFAPNVYGAEEGALFHFKRHAGQLTQQQAAQMASVLPNPKRWSASHPSAYIQRRAARILRQMRGIPSDEDEDGEPD
- a CDS encoding RNA polymerase sigma factor — encoded protein: MPIKKPSVQKGPTDQELAQRIVAGEAALFAVLMKRYNQRLYRIARGLGIPDIECDDLLQQTYIQAYLKLPQFRGESAFATWLTRILINQGLMFLRKKRPAISEQGQLEGLGLDAAEHIASPSPTPERELLRRELRSVIEHAIEQLPKDHRIVYVMREIEDMSIADISRSLGISESNVKVRLHRSRRLLQARLRDYVGPDLYEFGNARCDAIVHHVLRAVSVTL
- a CDS encoding DUF2231 domain-containing protein; this translates as MLRDLLRGKLFGHPIHVMLVHFPAALLPTAAAFDALGIFGHLSFMLDITLLLWPGVTMGWLAVGFGLWDLIRLPQASPELSMGLVHGGINASALSGFTWALFLASHPGDQVIRLAVELLCTVLMLVGNKFGGDLIFRYGVGRTKPGAINQ
- the tdh gene encoding L-threonine 3-dehydrogenase, whose translation is MPETMIALRKTKRARGAEIQEIPIPEIKPNEVLIKVQASSLCGTDVHIYEWDAWAQSRVLNVPYTVGHETTGVIVKKGSVVSRVQEGDVVSVETHIPCLHCKQCMTGQMHICHNLKILGVDTNGAFAEYLVVPEVVLWKNDTTIPPEYLSIQEPLGNAVHATLIEPVHGKSVVILGDGPIGLFSVGVARASGATQIFLTGIEPFRLNIGKQMGADRIINVANEDAVSIVKEATGGIGADVVIEMSGVPSAMQDGIKMLRRGGRYCYFGIFKENLVPTPLNDIIFNGGRFYGINGRLMMDTWFTVSNLLSSGRLNVRPVVTHKMPLTNFEEAFELMIESPKKVGKIVLFPDVSFMKNGHA